A single region of the Glycine max cultivar Williams 82 chromosome 20, Glycine_max_v4.0, whole genome shotgun sequence genome encodes:
- the LOC102664832 gene encoding uncharacterized protein, which yields MASGSSSALNSNSKVAEGIWKAAASLRCRKLLWRACREGLPVRSLLLQKGIIKDDDTCPCCGTCKETTTHALLLCEGVKPFWLGSPLGLRVDSWHNVANITMLQWVDQCVDVLDKRGMGMLCAMVWGLWNKRNAWVLKKKKLDFAQVMAKALSVFVTDEWVPPLDSKIKANFAASVIEDVGTGLGVVFRNSKGEPMASGTYFMADECYDSEIADTLCYKWAIEKAEELWFPEVIFETDCQQLYTQWNILTQGNNNTSDYTSYLNEILDECINMMQGTESSLTLVVHNANKVAQCLAAVAYDYGERIWVEDVPNEASECLQSDAAEIANVSSNQ from the exons ATGGCAAGTGGTAGTTCAAGTGCGTTGAACTCAAATTCAAAGGTGGCGGAGGGTATATGGAAAGCAGCGGCATCACTAAGGTGCAGGAAACTATTGTGGCGTGCGTGCAGGGAAGGATTACCCGTGAGATCTTTGTTGTTACAAAAGGGCATCATCAAAGACGATGACACGTGTCCATGTTGTGGCACGTGCAAGGAAACAACCACACACGCTTTGTTGCTATGTGAAGGGGTTAAGCCCTTTTGGTTAGGGTCTCCATTGGGGCTTAGAGTGGACTCCTGGCACAATGTGGCCAATATCACCATGTTACAATGGGTTGATCAGTGTGTGGATGTTTTGGACAAGAGAGGAATGGGCATGTTATGTGCCATGGTGTGGGGTTTGTGGAACAAACGCAATGCTTGGGttctaaaaaagaagaaattggaTTTCGCACAGGTTATGGCCAAGGCCTTGTCTGTCTTTGTTACTGATGAGTGGGTCCCACCTTTGGATTCCAAAATTAAGGCCAACTTTGCTGCTTCTGTGATAGAGGATGTTGGGACCGGATTGGGAGTGGTTTTTAGAAACTCTAAAGGTGAACCTATGGCATCAG GTACATATTTTATGGCAGATGAATGTTATGATTCCGAAATTGCTGATACACTCTGCTACAAGTGGGCTATTGAGAAAGCAGAGGAGCTCTGGTTTCCTGAAGTTATTTTCGAAACCGATTGCCAACAGTTGTACACTCAGTGGAACATATTAACACAAGGAaacaacaacactagtgatTACACTTCCTACCTGAATGAAATTCTAGATGAGTGCATAAACATGATGCAGGGCACAGAATCATCTCTGACATTGGTGGTTCACAATGCCAATAAAGTGGCACAGTGTTTAGCAGCAGTGGCTTATGATTATGGTGAGAGAATTTGGGTTGAGGATGTGCCTAATGAGGCATCAGAATGCTTGCAATCTGATGCTGCAGAAATAGCCAATGTTTCTTCCAATCAATAA